A genomic region of Cyprinus carpio isolate SPL01 chromosome B11, ASM1834038v1, whole genome shotgun sequence contains the following coding sequences:
- the trib3 gene encoding tribbles homolog 3: MSMNLSTPTPPLRLKRVDFEDSHNTDTFKCKRRRLSQPPSPGLAPCLRPLSQSLEEPGSNKHHVSRIGPYILLEATEGAQTFRAVHQVTEQEYTCKVFSIKKYHEFIAPYTRLLPHSNICKISELVLGEANVYIFFERNYGDMHSYVRTCKRLQEDEAVRLFGQMAAAVAHCHENGVILRDLKLRKFVFTDPQRTKLVLQNLEDSCLLNGNDDSLTDKHGCPAYVGPEILNSRHSYSGKAADIWSLGVVLYTMLVGRYPFQDVEPTALFSKIRRGAFTIPETLSPRAKSLVCCMLRKSPSERLEAGDILFHPWLHCNNLSLVQHSSTRHSTDQVVPDFEPNENEDY, encoded by the exons ATGAGTATGAACCTGTCAACTCCTACACCTCCACTGCGACTGAAGCGAGTAGACTTTGAGGACTCTCACAACACTGATACCTTCAAATGCAAGCGCCGCAGACTCAGCCAGCCTCCATCCCCGGGTCTCGCGCCCTGTCTTCGCCCCCTGTCACAGAGCCTTGAGGAGCCGGGGTCAAATAAGCACCACGTCTCACGTATTGGGCCCTACATCCTGCTGGAGGCCACAGAAGGAGCTCAGACGTTCAGAGCGGTTCATCAGGTCACGGAACAGGAGTACACATGCAAG GTGTTTTCCATTAAGAAGTATCACGAGTTCATCGCACCCTACACACGTCTGCTTCCACACAGCAACATCTGCAAGATCTCAGAGCTGGTGCTCGGGGAGGCCAACGTGTACATATTCTTCGAGCGTAACTATGGAGACATGCACTCATATGTGCGCACCTGCAAGAGGCTGCAGGAGGATGAGGCAGTGCGCCTGTTTGGCCAGATGGCAGCCGCGGTCGCGCACTGTCATGAGAACGGCGTCATTTTAAGAGACCTTAAACTGCGCAAGTTCGTGTTCACCGATCCACAGAG AACAAAGCTGGTCTTGCAGAACCTGGAGGACTCCTGTCTTCTAAACGGGAATGACGATTCGCTGACAGACAAACATGGCTGCCCGGCTTACGTCGGCCCGGAGATCTTAAACTCACGGCACTCGTACTCAGGGAAGGCTGCCGACATATGGAGCCTTGGCGTCGTTCTCTACACCATGCTAGTAGGACGTTATCCATTTCAGGACGTGGAACCCACAGCGCTGTTCAGCAAAATTCGCAGGGGTGCGTTCACCATCCCGGAGACTCTTTCACCCAGGGCTAAGTCACTTGTGTGTTGCATGCTGAGGAAGTCTCCCTCGGAGAGGCTTGAGGCTGGAGATATACTCTTCCACCCGTGGCTCCACTGTAACAACCTATCCCTCGTCCAGCACTCCAGCACCAGACACTCGACAGATCAGGTGGTGCCTGATTTTGAACCAAATGAGAATGAAGATTATTGA
- the maf1a gene encoding repressor of RNA polymerase III transcription MAF1 homolog: MKLLENSGFEAINSLLTIETGDCKIIGRIESYSCKMAGDDKQMFKQFCQEGQPHVLEALSPPQSSGISPNKLSQSLDDGEGPLSDKCSRKTLFYLIATLNESFRPDYDFSRTKGHDFSKEPSVNWVFNAVNSSLSAAAGEVYSHLQPQLWEALDKEISLAECDIYSYNPDLDSDPYGEEGNLWSFNYFFYNKRLKRIVFFTCRSVSLFMAPRDSGIGTELDLELDEGSYEEEEEGNMDEERYGALCA, translated from the exons ATGAAGCTCCTGGAAAACTCAGGTTTTGAGGCCATAAACAGTCTGCTCACTATTGAAACGGGAGATTGTAAGATAATTGGACG TATTGAGAGCTACTCCTGTAAGATGGCAGGTGATGATAAGCAGATGTTTAAGCAGTTTTGTCAGGAGGGGCAACCGCATGTGCTGGAGGCTCTGTCTCCTCCGCAGAGCTCAGGAATCAGCCCCAACAA ACTGAGTCAGAGTTTGGATGATGGGGAGGGTCCTCTTTCAGACAAGTGCAGCAGAAAGACGCTTTTTTACCTGATCGCCACTCTCAATGAATCCTTCCGGCCGGACTACGACTTCAGTCGCACCAAAGGCCACGATTTCAGCAAGGAGCCCAGTGTTAATTGG GTGTTTAATGCAGTGAACAGCAGTTTGTCTGCTGCTGCGGGTGAGGTGTACAGTCACCTACAGCCTCAGTTATGGGAGGCTCTAGACAAGGAGATCAGCCTTGCTGAATGTGACATATACAG CTACAATCCAGATCTGGATTCCGACCCTTATGGGGAAGAAGGCAACCTGTGGTCCTTCAACTACTTCTTTTATAACAAACGACTGAAGAGGATTGTGTTCTTCACATGCCGTTCTGTCAG TCTTTTCATGGCTCCACGAGACTCTGGCATCGGCACTGAACTGGATCTGGAGTTAGATGAGGGCAGctatgaggaagaggaagagggcaACATGGATGAAGAGAG GTATGGTGCATTGTGTGCCTGA